In the Methyloterricola oryzae genome, one interval contains:
- a CDS encoding beta-class carbonic anhydrase, which yields MSKILTEVLKANEGYASSFDKGHLPLPPARGFAILTCMDARLDPAKYAGLSEGDAHVTRNAGGRASDDAIRSLVISHKLLGTQEFFVIHHTDCGMQLFDNQIMGDLLASSLDTASIDANGWHDNGTYPGSSDGKYINWLTFKNNELSVLEDVKRIRNHSLVPNYIPIYGFIYDVKTGKLVEVPEAMQAGRPV from the coding sequence ATGAGCAAGATCCTGACCGAAGTTCTGAAAGCCAACGAAGGCTATGCCTCCAGTTTCGACAAAGGGCATCTGCCTTTGCCGCCAGCTCGCGGCTTCGCGATCCTGACCTGCATGGATGCCCGTCTGGATCCCGCCAAATATGCCGGGCTGTCGGAAGGTGATGCCCATGTCACGCGCAATGCCGGTGGCCGCGCCAGCGACGATGCCATCCGCTCCCTGGTGATTTCGCACAAATTGCTGGGCACGCAGGAGTTCTTCGTGATCCATCACACCGACTGCGGCATGCAGCTGTTCGACAACCAGATCATGGGCGACCTGCTGGCCAGCAGCCTGGATACGGCCAGCATCGACGCCAATGGCTGGCACGACAACGGCACCTATCCTGGTTCAAGCGACGGCAAGTACATCAACTGGCTGACCTTCAAGAACAATGAGCTGAGCGTGCTGGAAGACGTCAAGCGCATTCGCAACCACAGTCTGGTGCCGAATTACATTCCGATTTACGGCTTCATTTACGACGTGAAGACCGGCAAGCTGGTGGAAGTGCCGGAGGCCATGCAGGCCGGCCGACCGGTCTGA
- a CDS encoding DUF938 domain-containing protein has translation MSKNDLDSTGIRPVRMWREPVPDGAYRGCRWPVQCAARLLQKDDFLFIYGPFEDHGEYTAEANQATDPVIHSAGGFEWGL, from the coding sequence ATGTCCAAGAACGACCTTGATTCGACCGGTATCCGTCCAGTGCGGATGTGGCGTGAGCCGGTTCCAGATGGCGCCTACCGCGGGTGCAGGTGGCCTGTGCAATGTGCCGCGCGGCTGCTGCAGAAGGATGATTTCCTGTTCATTTATGGCCCTTTCGAGGATCATGGCGAGTACACCGCGGAGGCGAATCAGGCGACAGACCCGGTGATTCATTCTGCTGGTGGGTTCGAGTGGGGTCTCTAG
- a CDS encoding cysteine rich repeat-containing protein has translation MPGIARIFVLRLVAGCILLGSAGAAAGPKAPACSAEIQQFCGHIETGQGKLHRCLDEHRAELSSACASKLKQLEARRQAVRQLCAADAGKHCGHLQPGQGRVVRCLLEHRAELSPACAAQLRVSP, from the coding sequence GTGCCCGGAATTGCCAGGATTTTCGTTTTGCGGCTCGTCGCGGGCTGTATATTGCTGGGGAGCGCTGGCGCAGCCGCCGGCCCGAAAGCGCCGGCCTGCTCGGCTGAAATTCAGCAATTCTGCGGCCATATCGAGACTGGACAGGGAAAGCTGCACCGCTGTCTCGATGAGCATCGCGCCGAACTCTCGTCTGCCTGCGCGTCCAAGCTGAAGCAGTTGGAGGCGAGGCGCCAGGCTGTAAGGCAATTATGCGCGGCCGATGCGGGAAAGCACTGTGGCCATTTGCAGCCAGGTCAGGGGCGCGTGGTGAGGTGCCTGCTGGAGCACCGGGCCGAGCTTTCCCCGGCCTGCGCAGCGCAGTTGCGCGTGTCGCCTTGA
- a CDS encoding glutamate--cysteine ligase — protein sequence MGQEIEKSSFEPEDFEQFHQRLEAETRLLESVCQSGGLSGAGPVGGFELEAWLVDEAMQPAAVNEAFLQGLSSPLASPELARFNVEFNTPPLRVQGDFLSRVRQQLEATWRDAQTAASALGVEVIAIGILPTLSEAALNLRNLSDMKRYRALNEQVLAARGQRPIRLDIVGAQRLHCEHVDVMLEAAATSFQIHFQVPVSEMVQVYNAALLMSGPLVALGGNSPYLFGCDLWAETRIPLFEQAVAVGGYEDARGGPVKRVGFGSGYVKRALTELFEENLAHHPVILPLCSDLPPQRFAHLRLHNGTIWRWNRPLLGFDTDGTPHLRLEHRVLPAGPSIPDMVANAAFFFGAVAAAASTNEKTSLPFAAVRDNFYQAAQHGLKAHVSWVDGERHGLRGLLLHRLIPEAGRGMERLGVDRADIAACLGILERRVESGRTGSEWQRRFLAKRPGCFADMTRVYLEQQREARPVSEWVM from the coding sequence ATGGGGCAGGAGATCGAGAAATCTTCGTTTGAGCCTGAGGATTTCGAGCAGTTCCACCAACGCTTGGAGGCGGAGACGCGGCTGCTTGAATCGGTGTGCCAAAGCGGAGGGCTTTCTGGCGCCGGCCCGGTGGGCGGCTTCGAGCTGGAGGCCTGGCTGGTGGATGAGGCCATGCAACCGGCGGCGGTCAATGAAGCCTTTCTGCAGGGCCTTTCCAGTCCTTTGGCCAGCCCGGAGTTGGCTCGATTCAATGTCGAATTCAACACCCCGCCCCTGCGAGTTCAAGGCGATTTTCTGTCGCGGGTCAGGCAACAACTGGAGGCAACCTGGCGCGATGCGCAAACGGCCGCCTCCGCCCTGGGCGTGGAGGTGATCGCCATTGGCATCCTGCCGACGCTGTCGGAAGCCGCTCTGAACCTTCGCAATCTGTCGGACATGAAACGCTATCGGGCCCTGAACGAACAGGTGCTGGCGGCGCGCGGTCAGCGCCCGATCAGGCTGGACATCGTCGGGGCGCAGCGTCTTCATTGTGAGCACGTTGACGTTATGTTGGAGGCCGCGGCCACGTCCTTCCAGATCCATTTTCAGGTACCCGTGTCCGAGATGGTCCAGGTCTATAACGCGGCTTTGTTGATGTCGGGGCCTCTTGTGGCCCTGGGGGGCAATTCGCCGTACCTGTTCGGTTGCGATCTCTGGGCCGAGACGCGCATTCCGCTGTTCGAGCAGGCGGTTGCCGTCGGGGGCTATGAGGATGCGCGTGGCGGCCCGGTGAAACGTGTGGGTTTCGGTTCCGGCTACGTGAAACGCGCGCTGACGGAGCTGTTCGAGGAGAATCTGGCTCATCATCCGGTGATACTGCCCTTGTGCTCTGATTTGCCGCCGCAACGCTTTGCTCACCTGCGCCTGCACAATGGAACCATCTGGCGCTGGAACCGCCCGCTATTGGGGTTCGACACTGACGGCACGCCGCATCTGAGGCTGGAGCATCGTGTACTTCCAGCGGGCCCCAGCATTCCGGACATGGTGGCCAATGCCGCCTTCTTTTTTGGCGCAGTCGCGGCGGCGGCCAGCACAAATGAGAAAACGTCTTTGCCGTTCGCAGCGGTCAGGGACAATTTCTACCAGGCGGCGCAGCATGGCCTCAAGGCGCACGTCTCCTGGGTGGATGGCGAACGCCATGGTTTGCGCGGCCTGCTGTTGCACCGCCTGATCCCCGAGGCGGGGCGTGGCATGGAGCGGCTGGGGGTGGATCGGGCGGACATCGCAGCCTGCCTGGGGATACTGGAGCGCAGAGTGGAATCGGGCCGCACCGGCAGCGAATGGCAACGGCGTTTCCTGGCAAAGAGGCCCGGCTGTTTCGCCGACATGACGCGCGTCTACCTGGAGCAGCAGCGCGAGGCGCGCCCGGTGAGCGAATGGGTGATGTGA
- a CDS encoding peroxiredoxin: MSVLVGKAAPDFKAAAVMGDGSICDSYWFSKETKGKYVAVVFYPLDFTFVCPTELIALDHRVAELKSRGVEVLAVSVDSQFTHAAWRNTPVDKGGIGAVKYVMIADVSHEIAKAYDVEVAGAAVAYRGTFLIDKNGVVRHQVVNDLPLGRNMDELIRMVDALQFFEEHGEVCPAGWNKGQKGMTADADGVASYLSQNADKL; this comes from the coding sequence ATGAGCGTTTTAGTTGGCAAAGCGGCACCGGATTTCAAGGCGGCAGCCGTGATGGGCGATGGCTCCATCTGCGACAGCTATTGGTTTTCCAAGGAAACCAAGGGCAAATATGTGGCGGTGGTTTTTTATCCGCTGGATTTCACCTTCGTGTGCCCGACGGAGCTGATCGCCCTTGATCACCGCGTCGCTGAACTGAAGTCCCGTGGCGTGGAAGTGCTGGCCGTCTCCGTGGACTCCCAGTTCACCCACGCAGCCTGGCGCAACACCCCGGTGGACAAGGGCGGCATCGGCGCGGTCAAGTACGTCATGATCGCCGACGTCAGCCACGAAATCGCCAAAGCCTACGACGTGGAAGTCGCTGGCGCCGCTGTGGCCTACCGTGGAACCTTCCTGATCGACAAAAACGGTGTCGTCCGCCACCAGGTGGTCAACGACCTGCCCCTGGGACGCAACATGGACGAACTGATCCGCATGGTGGATGCCCTGCAGTTCTTCGAAGAACACGGCGAAGTCTGTCCGGCCGGCTGGAACAAGGGCCAGAAAGGCATGACGGCCGACGCGGATGGCGTTGCCTCCTACCTGAGCCAGAACGCCGACAAGCTGTAA
- a CDS encoding ChuX/HutX family heme-like substrate-binding protein yields MERQEWPDRDALSANGSGVPVTTYFSQSERLLRRRNDTAASPLPSTSLSDEASERITRLSLHEFCERISLLAELELPCSVHIANPSAEQISRGVVRRIERDADRLYLLGDGFSLHLHRDNIDSIWLVTGSGGDEQGMAIEIHNRTGSLIARLFGMQDSVGAAVWQDVMGNPSFAVA; encoded by the coding sequence ATGGAAAGACAGGAATGGCCAGACCGTGACGCTCTGTCTGCCAATGGTTCAGGGGTCCCGGTTACCACGTACTTCTCTCAGTCGGAACGCTTGCTGCGTCGGCGCAACGATACCGCGGCAAGCCCTTTGCCCTCCACATCCTTGAGCGATGAGGCCAGCGAGCGCATCACCCGGCTTTCCCTGCACGAGTTCTGCGAACGCATTTCCCTGCTGGCGGAACTGGAACTGCCGTGTTCCGTGCACATCGCCAATCCGAGCGCGGAACAGATCAGCCGCGGCGTAGTGCGACGCATCGAACGCGATGCGGACCGCCTGTATCTCTTAGGGGATGGTTTCTCGCTGCATCTGCACCGTGACAACATCGATTCCATCTGGCTCGTGACAGGCTCTGGCGGCGATGAACAGGGCATGGCCATCGAGATCCACAACCGCACCGGCAGCCTCATCGCGCGCCTGTTCGGGATGCAGGATAGCGTCGGCGCCGCAGTCTGGCAGGATGTCATGGGCAACCCGTCTTTTGCCGTTGCCTGA
- a CDS encoding cupin domain-containing protein, with product MQIENAMRWIAVGAALLLPLAGHSEEAAAMVPRQLLLKKALDLPSNSVEARVIRVQFPSGYKTPLHTHQGPGPRYVLKGRLKVEDNGQTQVYGPGDVFWETGAAMTVENIGGGDAEMVIFEVAPKS from the coding sequence ATGCAGATTGAAAATGCTATGAGGTGGATCGCCGTTGGTGCCGCGCTGCTGTTGCCATTGGCCGGTCACTCCGAGGAAGCGGCAGCGATGGTGCCGCGCCAGCTCTTGCTCAAGAAGGCGCTGGATCTGCCTTCAAACTCGGTGGAAGCCAGGGTCATCCGGGTGCAATTTCCCTCCGGCTACAAGACGCCGCTGCATACCCACCAGGGACCCGGTCCACGCTATGTGCTCAAGGGCCGTTTGAAGGTTGAGGATAACGGACAAACGCAGGTTTATGGACCCGGGGATGTCTTCTGGGAGACTGGAGCCGCCATGACCGTGGAGAACATCGGCGGCGGCGACGCCGAAATGGTGATCTTCGAAGTAGCGCCAAAATCCTGA
- a CDS encoding M14 family metallopeptidase, whose product MGLGLRQVEALPAGLLPAAAHELEEVLGGPTLIHLPGRHAPPLFVSVLLHGNETTGWDAVRQVLAKYRDTLLPRALSLFVGNVAAARLAARRLDGQLDYNRIWPGGEGTASAEGRMAESVLQEMQRRGVFASVDVHNNTGTNPHYACVNRLDHRSLRLATLFGRLVIHFTRPTGTQAAAFASFCPAVTLECGKPGHPYGVEHAAQFLDACLHLTELPDHAVPAHDIDLFRSVAQVTVREEIPFSFDSADCELRLLRELDHQNFTEMPVGFVWGHMLEGLGTCPVLARDEAGRDVTREYFEVRGARLLARKRVMPSMLTLDERVIRQDCLCYLMERVEI is encoded by the coding sequence ATGGGACTTGGCCTCAGGCAGGTGGAGGCGCTGCCCGCGGGACTCCTGCCGGCGGCTGCCCACGAACTTGAGGAGGTCCTCGGCGGCCCCACCTTGATTCACCTGCCCGGCAGGCATGCGCCGCCGCTCTTCGTTAGCGTGCTGCTGCACGGAAACGAAACCACCGGCTGGGACGCGGTGAGGCAGGTGCTGGCCAAGTACCGGGACACGCTGCTTCCCAGGGCGCTCTCGCTGTTTGTCGGCAATGTTGCGGCGGCGCGCTTGGCCGCCCGCCGGCTCGACGGACAGCTGGACTACAACCGGATCTGGCCGGGCGGGGAAGGCACGGCTTCGGCAGAGGGCCGCATGGCGGAATCGGTGCTTCAGGAAATGCAGCGGCGCGGCGTCTTTGCCAGCGTTGATGTGCACAATAATACGGGCACCAATCCGCATTACGCCTGCGTCAATCGCCTCGATCACCGTTCACTGCGGCTTGCCACCCTGTTCGGCCGCTTGGTGATTCACTTTACCCGGCCCACGGGAACTCAGGCGGCAGCGTTCGCCAGTTTCTGCCCTGCCGTCACGCTGGAGTGCGGCAAGCCGGGGCATCCTTACGGGGTGGAGCACGCGGCTCAGTTTCTGGATGCCTGCTTGCACCTGACGGAACTGCCGGATCACGCGGTCCCGGCGCATGACATCGATCTGTTCCGCAGCGTTGCCCAGGTGACCGTGCGCGAGGAAATTCCTTTCAGCTTCGATTCGGCCGACTGCGAGCTCAGGTTGTTGCGTGAACTGGACCACCAGAATTTCACGGAGATGCCAGTCGGCTTCGTCTGGGGACACATGCTCGAAGGGCTGGGCACCTGCCCCGTGTTGGCCAGGGACGAGGCGGGACGGGACGTGACCCGGGAGTATTTTGAGGTTCGTGGAGCCCGTCTACTTGCGAGGAAACGGGTAATGCCGTCCATGTTGACCCTGGATGAGCGCGTGATTCGGCAGGATTGCCTGTGTTATCTCATGGAGCGGGTGGAAATCTGA